DNA sequence from the Cohnella herbarum genome:
GCAGCATTATCCGTTTCTCGTCCGCGTTGGAATTATACACGATGACAAGCTGATACTGATTCTGAAGTCCTCGGTTTGCCACGATAAAACATTCGATCAGCCTGGATAAATTTTTACGGGGATCATCTCCGCCGGTTACTAGAACATAGGGCTTATGGATTCCGTATTTTGCATTTACCCGATGCGGGTCAAAGTTAGGAATGGGCTTGAACCTCGCATCCACCCCTCCCATGATGACGAAGATTTTATTAGGGTCCATGCCTGCGAGCCTTACGGCATCCTGCTTGGTGGTCTCCGAGATCGCGTAAACGATGTCGCAGGAGCGAAGCATCTCGATGACACCCATATAGACAGGCCGGACCACGTGATTTAGATACTGCTTCTCCAGAACAAGAGGAATAACATCGTATAAAGTCGCGGCAACTCGCGTATTGCCGAACCATTCTTTGTTCAGCATGACGTCGCTGTACGCTTGAAACAAATCCGATGGAAGATGGAATAAGTTAAACGGACTCATCATGTGATAGACGTCAATACGATTACGAGCGAGAAACTGCTGTAACTGCTCCTTAAGATAGGCTACGCCGTTGCTCACGTCCGGGTAGAAATAGAAGTACGAATGTTGCGTATCCAACTTAAGAATGGATTCGATTAAATTCTGCGAATAGCGACCTATCCCTCGTTTCATCGCCGCCGTTTTGGCAAAAAACATATCGAATGCAATGTTCATCGATGTCGGATTAACCCCCATTCGCTCGTGAATTCCAACTCAACCTTATTGTATGGTCACTTTCCCCAAGAGCATGGGCACCTGTCCGCTTTTTCGGAAAAAGGGCAACCTTCGAGCAAGGAAATCATAAGCAATTACGAATCATTGTCTATACGCCGGATAGCTTATCCTCATATATTGTTCGAAGAGGTGAACGAAACCTATGTCGTTATCAACCGTTTGTTGGCTCGTGGGCTTATCCGGTTCAGGCAAATCCACGATAAGCCGACTGGTCGAAAGTACGCTCAAGCTATCCGGCATCAAGATCGAGGTGCTGGACGGCGACGATATTCGCAAAAGACTCAGTCCCGATCTAGGCTACGAATACAATGATCGAATAACCCAAGTCAAACGAACGGTCTTCTTGGCCGAGATTCTTGCTCGACACGGCATCCTAGTCTTGGCGCCCCTGATCACCCCGTACACGGAAATGAGGGAGTATTGCCGGAAGCAACTAGTCTCGTATGTTGAGGTATACGTGAAATGTCCGATCGATATTTGCATGGAACGCGATGTGAAGGGATTATATAAGAAAGCGATCGAGGGGCGGATTCCGCTGTTCACGGGCTTGACCGATCGATTCGACGAACCGATATCGCCCGACCTTATCGTTGAGACCGACAAAGAATCTCCCGAGGAAAGCGCGGCTAAAGTCGTTGATTTATTACGAAGCTTGCCGCTCATGAGTTCCTTGGGCGAGAATGGAGGCGACTGACTAGGTGGATATCGCAAATGGCATTTCCCATCCGTTTTTGTTTTTTATTCATGTTCCCAAGACGGCCGGTTCGAGCATATTTCAATTTTTGTACCGGGTTTACGAAGATCGTAT
Encoded proteins:
- the cysC gene encoding adenylyl-sulfate kinase; translation: MSLSTVCWLVGLSGSGKSTISRLVESTLKLSGIKIEVLDGDDIRKRLSPDLGYEYNDRITQVKRTVFLAEILARHGILVLAPLITPYTEMREYCRKQLVSYVEVYVKCPIDICMERDVKGLYKKAIEGRIPLFTGLTDRFDEPISPDLIVETDKESPEESAAKVVDLLRSLPLMSSLGENGGD